A genomic segment from Flavobacterium inviolabile encodes:
- a CDS encoding tetratricopeptide repeat-containing sensor histidine kinase, with the protein MHYTPAKATQKPFLRIAVAAFLLLNVLSSGFAQENTIPELKSGLKTVKTDTAKVTILNKIAHIFRESNSDSTLFYAKKAAALAQKNGDHYGLAIACINIGNANIISSNYAEALKNFEQAKALFTDLLTHPAATAVTQNQIRNGLARSYGSCGIVYSEQNDYSNALQHYFKALKMYQETGEKKSISKVYNNIGIIYKVLEENNKALTYLSKAYALQTEMGEESAPVTLMNIGTIYFKQKKDKQALQYYNTAMSLFEKTNNNRGKALLFNNLGEFYCSHQSYAKALDFYNKAMVLYTELDNKMGTASVQYNIGTLYLEQKDLSKALSYTSASLMTAREINMLAQVKSSEKQLSDIYALQQDYKNALSHYKEYVAAKDSIDNKENTKKLLRVELNAEFQKKEALQKIEMEKKEAVLVEQNKSHKLFTLFSVIGTLLLLGLIFVTYNRLQIKRRLTLQKEVAEYEQKALHLQMNPHFVFNCLGSISSFIVQNGTDSAIKYLSKFSKLMRLTLEYSKGSLIPIDKEIDSLQNYLELEQLRFNKKFDFAITTSPLIEDDMALPPLLIQPFVENAILHGLVPKQGSGKIEISFNVENNQLVCSITDDGIGISKSKAMKENSVTAHKSMALEITKKRLEMMEATTSQSAHVSISDFLDENKEPYGTRVVIYLPIQYTSDTKIRI; encoded by the coding sequence ATGCATTACACCCCAGCTAAAGCAACCCAAAAGCCATTTTTACGAATCGCCGTTGCCGCGTTTTTGCTACTGAACGTGCTGTCTTCCGGATTTGCCCAGGAAAATACGATTCCGGAACTGAAATCCGGTTTAAAAACGGTCAAAACGGACACTGCCAAAGTCACTATTCTCAATAAAATAGCCCATATATTCCGGGAAAGCAACTCCGACTCCACGCTTTTTTACGCTAAAAAAGCCGCGGCACTGGCGCAAAAAAACGGCGATCATTACGGTCTGGCCATCGCCTGTATTAATATTGGCAATGCTAACATTATCAGCAGTAATTATGCCGAGGCACTGAAAAATTTTGAACAGGCCAAAGCACTTTTTACCGACCTGTTAACCCATCCGGCGGCAACGGCCGTAACCCAAAACCAGATTAGGAACGGTCTGGCAAGATCCTACGGCAGCTGCGGCATTGTCTATTCCGAACAGAACGACTATTCCAATGCCTTACAGCATTATTTTAAGGCTTTAAAAATGTATCAGGAAACCGGGGAGAAAAAAAGCATTTCCAAAGTGTACAACAACATCGGGATTATCTATAAGGTCCTGGAAGAAAACAACAAGGCACTCACCTATTTATCGAAAGCCTATGCGCTGCAAACGGAAATGGGAGAAGAATCGGCTCCCGTAACCTTAATGAATATCGGAACGATTTATTTCAAACAGAAAAAAGACAAGCAGGCTTTACAGTATTACAATACCGCCATGTCCCTTTTTGAAAAAACAAACAACAACAGAGGGAAAGCATTATTGTTCAACAACCTGGGAGAATTCTACTGCAGCCATCAATCGTATGCTAAAGCGCTGGATTTTTACAACAAAGCCATGGTTTTGTATACGGAACTGGACAATAAAATGGGAACAGCTTCCGTACAATACAACATCGGGACACTTTATCTGGAACAAAAAGACCTTTCAAAAGCATTATCCTACACCTCAGCATCGTTAATGACCGCCCGAGAAATCAACATGCTGGCACAGGTAAAGTCCTCCGAAAAACAGCTGAGTGATATTTATGCTTTACAGCAGGATTACAAAAATGCTTTATCGCATTATAAAGAATATGTTGCTGCCAAAGACAGTATTGACAATAAAGAAAACACCAAAAAATTACTCCGCGTAGAGCTGAATGCCGAGTTTCAGAAAAAAGAGGCTTTGCAAAAAATTGAAATGGAGAAAAAGGAAGCCGTATTAGTGGAACAAAACAAAAGCCATAAATTGTTTACGCTGTTCTCCGTGATTGGTACCTTATTGCTGTTGGGGCTGATTTTCGTTACCTACAACAGACTGCAGATCAAACGCCGTTTAACCCTGCAAAAAGAAGTAGCCGAATACGAACAAAAAGCACTGCACCTTCAAATGAACCCGCATTTTGTTTTTAACTGTCTCGGTTCCATATCCAGCTTTATTGTTCAGAACGGAACGGATTCTGCCATAAAATATTTATCCAAATTTTCCAAGCTAATGCGCCTCACCCTGGAATATTCCAAAGGTTCCCTGATCCCGATCGACAAAGAGATTGACAGCCTTCAGAATTACCTGGAACTGGAACAATTGCGCTTTAATAAAAAATTTGATTTTGCCATTACAACAAGTCCGCTCATCGAGGACGATATGGCTTTACCGCCTTTATTGATCCAGCCGTTTGTCGAAAATGCCATTCTTCACGGCCTGGTGCCCAAACAGGGAAGCGGTAAAATTGAGATCAGTTTCAATGTAGAAAACAACCAGTTGGTCTGCAGCATTACCGATGACGGAATCGGTATTTCCAAATCGAAAGCCATGAAGGAAAATTCCGTGACCGCACACAAATCGATGGCTTTGGAGATCACCAAGAAAAGACTGGAAATGATGGAAGCCACAACATCACAGTCGGCACACGTAAGTATTTCCGACTTCCTGGATGAGAACAAAGAACCTTACGGGACCAGGGTGGTTATTTACCTGCCCATTCAATACACTTCAGACACTAAAATCAGAATCTAA
- a CDS encoding LytR/AlgR family response regulator transcription factor — protein sequence MITALLIDDDKHLRKGMKSLLNRYASEITIIGEAESVKTGIIALEKYKPQVVFLDIHLSDGTGFDILEQVAKTNEKTTSHIVFITAHEQYALKAFKFSALDFLLKPVDPEELQKAVLKVKDAMEKNTSFAHIDLLLENIRKKVDNFKRIALSTSTGIHLFDISDIIRCEAQDNYTKFYIKDHKTLLISKTLKEYEELLTQHGFERIHQSHLINLAYLKSYIKNDGGYVIMSDNSNLPIAQRKKERLQELIKSF from the coding sequence ATGATAACAGCACTATTAATCGACGACGACAAACATTTACGAAAAGGCATGAAAAGCCTTTTGAACCGCTATGCTTCCGAAATTACTATAATCGGGGAAGCCGAAAGCGTAAAAACAGGCATTATCGCACTCGAAAAATACAAACCACAGGTTGTTTTCCTTGATATCCATCTGTCGGACGGTACCGGGTTTGACATCCTGGAACAGGTTGCCAAAACCAATGAAAAAACCACCTCCCATATTGTTTTTATTACCGCTCATGAGCAATATGCCTTAAAGGCTTTTAAATTCAGCGCGCTGGATTTCCTGCTAAAACCGGTTGATCCCGAAGAGCTTCAAAAAGCCGTGTTAAAGGTAAAAGACGCTATGGAGAAAAATACGTCTTTTGCCCATATTGATCTACTGCTGGAGAATATCCGCAAAAAAGTAGACAATTTTAAACGAATCGCGCTTTCGACCTCTACCGGCATTCATCTTTTCGACATCAGCGATATTATCCGCTGTGAAGCCCAGGACAATTATACCAAGTTTTATATCAAAGACCATAAAACGCTGCTCATTTCCAAAACACTGAAAGAGTATGAAGAACTGCTCACCCAGCATGGCTTTGAGCGCATTCATCAGTCGCATTTAATCAACCTTGCCTATCTGAAATCGTATATCAAAAATGACGGCGGCTATGTGATCATGTCCGACAACAGCAACCTGCCTATTGCACAACGCAAAAAAGAAAGGCTCCAGGAACTGATTAAATCATTCTAA
- a CDS encoding sensor histidine kinase yields the protein MKINRLNSIIILGLIAIVGIIIAQLLWTKEAFNLEEKKFTQKVHIALLEVAKKLYEGKNHELPASSPINKVSNDYYIVNVDNDFEPEILEYYLKTVFKKFNIATDFEYAMYNCESDEMVYGNYVALSDTSKKESSVYFPKHKNLVYYFAIRFPNETSYLFSSLKFWFMLSFVLIIILVVYVYSIFTLLQQKKYSELQRDFINNMTHEFKTPLSSILIASNYLSKQEPILQDEKLEKYATIIIDQSKKLNHHIEKILNIAKSDDTPLKLNKKPIAVAAILSDVIENTRLRYPDVRIIVNNPETALVIYGDEFHFTNIVYNLIDNAVKYCEGTPEIIISITKEAQKIRLEFADNGIGISQKNISFIFDKFYRIPSKKSNEVTGFGLGLYYVKKICKLHHWKITAKSNLEKGTVITLLIPEN from the coding sequence TTGAAAATAAACCGGTTAAACAGTATCATCATCCTCGGACTCATTGCTATAGTAGGTATTATTATAGCACAATTGCTTTGGACGAAAGAAGCTTTTAATTTAGAAGAGAAAAAGTTTACCCAAAAAGTACACATCGCCCTTTTAGAAGTAGCCAAAAAACTATATGAAGGGAAAAATCACGAATTACCGGCCAGCAGCCCCATTAATAAAGTATCCAACGATTATTATATTGTTAATGTCGATAACGACTTTGAACCGGAAATTCTGGAATATTATTTAAAAACCGTTTTTAAGAAATTCAATATCGCCACCGACTTTGAATATGCAATGTACAATTGCGAAAGCGATGAAATGGTCTACGGGAATTATGTTGCCCTTTCCGATACTTCAAAAAAAGAAAGCTCCGTTTATTTTCCGAAGCACAAAAATCTGGTCTATTATTTTGCCATCCGCTTCCCGAATGAAACCTCCTACCTGTTCAGTTCGTTAAAATTCTGGTTCATGCTCTCTTTTGTCCTGATCATTATTTTAGTGGTCTACGTCTACTCTATCTTTACCTTATTACAGCAAAAGAAATATTCCGAATTGCAGCGTGATTTTATCAACAACATGACCCATGAGTTTAAAACACCGTTGTCGTCCATCCTGATTGCTTCCAATTACCTGAGCAAACAGGAACCGATACTACAGGATGAAAAACTGGAAAAATATGCGACCATTATTATCGATCAGAGCAAAAAGCTCAACCATCATATCGAGAAAATATTAAATATCGCCAAATCGGACGACACGCCTTTAAAGCTGAATAAGAAACCTATTGCGGTTGCCGCGATCCTGTCTGACGTGATTGAAAACACCCGACTGCGCTATCCGGATGTTCGCATAATCGTGAATAACCCGGAAACAGCACTTGTTATTTATGGCGATGAATTCCATTTCACCAACATTGTTTACAACCTGATCGACAATGCCGTTAAATACTGTGAAGGCACTCCTGAAATCATCATTTCCATTACCAAAGAAGCGCAAAAGATCCGGTTGGAATTTGCCGATAACGGGATTGGGATCTCTCAAAAGAATATTTCCTTTATATTTGATAAGTTCTACAGAATTCCGAGTAAAAAAAGCAATGAAGTAACCGGTTTTGGTCTGGGTTTGTATTATGTCAAAAAAATATGTAAACTGCACCACTGGAAAATCACAGCCAAAAGCAACCTCGAAAAAGGAACTGTCATAACCTTATTAATACCTGAAAATTAA
- a CDS encoding T9SS type B sorting domain-containing protein: MPFLFIISRKTLIGLFFVWLLPCFSSMKANILSVYPLWEHNRNVSRGTDREPLEIVVVQPSCEWQTGSIIIATIALEYSIDGGLSYSPDNIFPNLLPGIYSVIVRKMDGSVSGLFPVTISKAPEIPELELIDIPLYDCHSVELRDALNTATPGLEYVFYDTDGTTVLENTVVSLSGIYFIEGFSIQGCSTGKLTAEVIIGATPQVIWSVSNPFICIDNNDNTVRTVLLDSGLPEEAHAFKWFYNGTVIPAAAGRTVAADRPGMYRVEVLNFESGCRAVNDTIVLETAYEPVIARIRTRITGVNLFTVQIVMLRESVYQYQLGNSGYQESNLFENVSGGGYIVRVKDNSGCRTAVKRLLLLDYPLYFTPNGDGYNDVWNIPSLSGKKEVIIQIFDQKGTFITHIAPDGKGWDGTHNGKALPENDYWFVAQYNDNNIIEEVSGHFSLKR; encoded by the coding sequence ATGCCATTTTTATTCATTATCAGCCGTAAAACCCTGATCGGGTTATTTTTTGTTTGGTTACTGCCTTGTTTTAGTAGTATGAAAGCAAACATATTGAGTGTTTATCCGTTGTGGGAACACAACCGGAATGTCAGCAGAGGAACAGACAGGGAACCTTTGGAAATAGTGGTCGTGCAGCCCAGCTGTGAATGGCAGACCGGAAGCATAATCATCGCAACCATTGCTTTGGAATATTCCATAGACGGCGGACTGAGCTATTCACCGGATAATATCTTTCCGAATCTTTTGCCGGGAATATACAGCGTAATCGTCAGGAAAATGGACGGTTCGGTTTCCGGGCTGTTTCCGGTAACGATCAGTAAAGCTCCGGAAATCCCTGAACTGGAACTGATCGATATTCCGTTATACGATTGTCATTCGGTGGAACTGAGAGATGCCTTAAACACGGCAACTCCGGGTTTGGAATATGTTTTCTATGATACAGACGGTACCACTGTTCTGGAAAATACCGTTGTGAGCCTTTCCGGGATCTATTTTATTGAAGGGTTCAGCATTCAGGGCTGTTCTACCGGGAAATTAACGGCAGAAGTGATCATAGGCGCAACACCGCAGGTTATATGGAGTGTTTCAAATCCTTTTATCTGTATTGATAATAACGATAATACCGTCAGGACGGTTCTTCTTGATTCCGGTTTGCCGGAAGAAGCGCATGCCTTTAAATGGTTTTATAACGGAACTGTCATTCCGGCAGCCGCGGGAAGAACTGTTGCAGCAGACCGCCCGGGGATGTATCGTGTTGAGGTGCTGAATTTCGAATCGGGTTGCAGGGCTGTTAACGATACAATTGTACTGGAAACGGCTTATGAACCGGTTATTGCCCGGATCAGGACAAGAATAACGGGAGTAAATCTGTTTACTGTTCAAATTGTCATGCTGCGGGAAAGTGTTTATCAATACCAATTGGGCAACAGCGGTTATCAGGAAAGTAATCTTTTTGAAAATGTGAGCGGCGGCGGGTATATTGTAAGGGTAAAAGACAATTCTGGCTGCCGCACGGCTGTAAAACGGCTTTTGCTGTTGGATTATCCGCTTTATTTTACGCCCAATGGTGACGGTTATAACGATGTCTGGAATATTCCTTCGTTATCAGGGAAAAAAGAGGTCATCATCCAGATTTTTGATCAAAAGGGAACATTCATAACGCATATTGCTCCGGACGGGAAAGGCTGGGACGGTACCCATAACGGCAAAGCGCTGCCGGAAAACGACTATTGGTTTGTAGCGCAATACAACGATAACAATATTATCGAAGAAGTGAGCGGGCATTTTTCGTTAAAGCGGTAA
- a CDS encoding response regulator transcription factor, translating into MSKFKILYAEDDETLAFLTKDNLELNDYAVTHCHNGEHCLEAFRSGSFDICILDIMMPKIDGFELAVEIRKIDHHIPIIFLSAKTLKEDRIKGLRLGADDYLVKPFSIEELLLKIEVFLKRSQKKSIPEKERYTVGGFEFDADNYSLVKADKKTVLTQREAELLKLFLDNKNTVLKREQILTSLWGNDDYFMGRSLDVFISRLRKILSEEKEIGIENLHGIGFKFTVKE; encoded by the coding sequence ATGTCGAAATTCAAAATTCTTTATGCCGAAGACGATGAAACGCTTGCTTTCTTAACCAAAGACAATCTGGAGTTAAACGATTATGCCGTAACCCATTGTCACAACGGAGAGCATTGTCTGGAAGCTTTCAGGAGCGGATCTTTCGACATCTGTATTTTAGATATTATGATGCCGAAAATTGACGGTTTTGAACTGGCTGTGGAAATCCGGAAAATCGACCACCACATCCCGATTATCTTCCTTTCCGCCAAAACACTAAAAGAAGACCGCATCAAAGGACTTCGCCTGGGCGCTGATGATTATCTGGTAAAACCTTTCAGTATTGAAGAGCTATTGTTAAAAATTGAAGTGTTCCTCAAACGTTCACAAAAGAAAAGCATACCCGAAAAAGAACGCTATACCGTTGGCGGTTTTGAATTTGATGCCGACAACTATTCGCTGGTAAAAGCCGATAAAAAAACGGTTTTAACGCAACGCGAAGCCGAACTGCTTAAACTATTCCTGGACAACAAAAACACCGTTTTAAAAAGAGAGCAGATCTTAACATCGCTCTGGGGAAATGACGACTATTTTATGGGCAGAAGCCTGGATGTTTTTATCTCCCGCCTGCGAAAAATACTATCGGAAGAAAAAGAAATCGGAATTGAGAACCTGCACGGCATCGGTTTTAAATTTACCGTTAAGGAATAA